The proteins below come from a single Hyperolius riggenbachi isolate aHypRig1 chromosome 8, aHypRig1.pri, whole genome shotgun sequence genomic window:
- the LOC137527769 gene encoding lysophosphatidic acid receptor 6-like: MMLNSSGNITGCQPQPINPFIPIFLSFIFFTGFVLNCISLWIFWFKVKQWNAMVVLQFNLAISDAVVTPAVPLLITYALTDKWSFGVFLCQSKVFIMSIHVYGSIYFLTLISIHRYFSITRNVKRKALTSKPFIKKICLIIWSLLICQGIPSFFFLKTSEIDGVKKCFNIHENEQTNLMFVWTWVSVMSGLLIPLSVMLACYSLLIRHLIRVKPMNTLSKIVLSKSVLTIFVSLIIFIICSIPSNIARVVAVTIAWIFPSYCSWLENAEDALNFTATIQLTNCLMDPILYCFASDKYRATFTSLCTFWCPSLQRQHQENIKVSDSTGQTEESKNIQCTVLITMDSSETRPATVVEWEN; encoded by the coding sequence ATGATGTTGAACTCTTCTGGGAACATTACTGGCTGCCAACCACAACCCATCAACCCCTTCATCCCTATCTTCTTAAGCTTCATCTTCTTCACTGGCTTTGTTCTGAACTGTATCAGTTTATGGATCTTCTGGTTCAAGGTCAAGCAATGGAACGCAATGGTGGTTCTCCAGTTCAACTTGGCCATCTCTGATGCTGTGGTCACTCCAGCGGTTCCTTTGCTCATTACATATGCCCTGACGGACAAATGGAGTTTTGGAGTGTTCTTATGTCAGTCCAAAGTCTTCATAATGAGCATCCATGTGTATGGGAGCATTTATTTCCTCACCTTAATCAGCATTCACCGATATTTCTCAATTACCCGCAATGTCAAAAGAAAGGCTTTGACCAGTAAACCATTTATCAAAAAAATTTGCCTCATTATCTGGAGTTTACTGATATGCCAAGGTATTCCTTCATTCTTTTTCCTTAAAACTTCAGAGATTGATGGAGTAAAAAAATGCTTCAACATCCATGAAAATGAACAAACAAACTTAATGTTTGTCTGGACCTGGGTCAGCGTCATGTCTGGGCTCCTCATTCCTCTCTCTGTAATGTTGGCCTGCTACAGTCTACTAATTAGGCATCTCATCCGGGTTAAACCGATGAACACCCTCAGCAAAATCGTGTTATCCAAGTCAGTGTTGACTATATTTGTGAGTTTGATAATATTCATAATCTGCTCCATTCCCagcaacattgccagggtggtggCTGTCACCATTGCATGGATCTTCCCAAGCTATTGTTCATGGTTGGAAAATGCTGAAGATGCCTTAAATTTTACTGCAACAATACAGTTAACAAATTGCTTGATGGACCCCATATTGTACTGCTTTGCTTCTGATAAATATAGAGCTACATTCACAAGTTTGTGCACATTCTGGTGTCCTTCCCTGCAAAGACAACATCAAGAGAACATCAAAGTCTCTGACTCCACGGGCCAGACTGAAGAATCTAAAAATATTCAGTGCACTGTTCTTATAACTATGGACAGCTCAGAAACAAGGCCAGCTACAGTGGTTGAGTGGGAAAACTAA